The Pan paniscus chromosome 23, NHGRI_mPanPan1-v2.0_pri, whole genome shotgun sequence genome includes the window CAAGGTCAAACTTTTCTCCTCCCCTCAAAGGAGACTGGAATTTTACCAGTGACCCCAGAGTGAATATTCACTCCACCATCCACTCCGGGAGATCCCTTTAAACCAGGAGTGCACAGTGAGGACAGAAACATGAATGCGCACTAACAAGTCCTGAAAGTTCAGAGGGTGATTCTCGATTTCCCCTTGGCACACAGCACAAGGACTGTTTCTCTAGGTTCCAGGAAATGCCTGTGAGAGAGTTGTGTCCCCCAGATTCCCTTCATCACAGATGACACCCAGTGCTTAAGCCTATACCCCTTGTGCCCACTCCCAAGGAGTGTTGACTAATCCAAACCAAAGGCTATGATGTTCCACAGGGCAGAAAAGAGCAGGTGCACTGCAAAGATAATCTCTCATGAACGCAGCACCCTCATAGCCCATAGAGACAGTTCTTACCATGATGCCAAGAAACTCTGAAAACAACAAGCCAGACCTCacacatatttccattttctttctgttttcatacCCCCTCCTTCAGCCCCTCCTCACAAGCAACAGGGATAACCTGGAGGCTCCTGGGAACCTTTTCCCATTGGGTTTTTGCTGGCACGTAGTTCCCTACCTGGATGAATCTCCTCATCACTTAGACTCTCCAGCGTCAAGTCTTTAGAAACAAAAACACCAGAATAAGTCATTAGAGAGAGTGACTCACCCACTCCTCCTACTTTACTTTAGCTGAAGCTGAGTGATGAGCTCGTCTCCCACTCCATGCTGCTTCATACATGATCCCCTAATCTTTCTTCTGGGTCGACAAACCTTTCTACAGCTTCTCAGGCCAGAGTTCTATACTGGCAGAATCACTTTCACGAGAACCCCAAGCCTCTTTCCCAGCAGGACCCCAGAATCAGGTTTCTATACACTGAAGCTAGCAAGTTTTTTCCCTCAGGAAGTGAGTTATTTCATGGTACATACCACTTTCTATCCGAGCTGTTATCTGCaattatataaaagaaaacattatgaaaATCAGATTCTGCTGTGCGCTTCACACAGATCTGTTATTCTCTGGACAACGATAAAAAACCAGAAGGCAGTATAGTGATTGAGCCATAGGTCAAAGTCCCCCAAAGACTAGCACAGAGGATAGCTATAGAAAAACAAGacctctatttgtagaatttacctttaattttatatgcaaatGCACAATGCTTAATTCAAGGAGGAAAACTGTTGTTGTGGAAAATGCCTCAGTATTCCAGTTGATAATGGATGCTGTCATTTAAAAGCACCCTAGTGGACCACATATAAGTTGGGAAGACACTCCTACGGAATTCCAGCCCCACAAAGAGAATAGTGTACAGTGTACATAATGTGCATTGCCAGATTTTCATATCAAAATTAATTGAGAAGTAAAGGAATCAGGAAAGCAACATTGCTGTAGAAGACAAAAAAAGGGAGGTCTTACGTGGATGtcatcatcttcttcttcttcttcttcttcttcatctttgcGTCTCAGTGAGCATCTTAAAAACAGGCTACCTTCAGAACAAGCTGGAAGGACACAGAGGAAAGATCAGTGCACCGGTGGTTGGTGACTGTGAGTCACTCGGGGAGCTTTGCTGGATGTGGTGTATGGAGGTGGTTGATTAACAAGCATGGACTGAGTTGATGCTGGGCTATTCCCCTGAGTGGAAGAGGGATGGCAAAGAAGGGAAGCATGAAAGACATGAGACATGGAGGCCTTGGCCTTGTACTAGAGGCATCAGGAAGCAACACAAAACAATCACCCCCAAATGTAAGTAAAATGCACACTAAGGGTCAGTGGAAGAGTGCCTTCCTCCCTCTCAAATGTTTTGAAACTCTTCAAAACAAACAGGATTTTCTTAACGTATTCAAGACTGTGTCAGTACACTAGGATCTAATTATGCTGATACTACATTTAGCATCTCTTTTAAAGgatttattacttatttaaaatcatattttattgtgAAATGGACTCAATTTTACCCAAATTATTCTATTAATGACACTTTCTTTTTCGTagagatcattttaaaaattcaatattaaAATGCTACAATTAAAAATAGTCATGATTTCCTCTTTGTAAGTCTTCTTCTGGAACAACTTCTACACACACTTTTGGACCCCTGTGATCAGGGGCTTCAGCAGCTCCTGTGTCACTCTCCCTGAGGAGATTCCCTAAAAATCAGGCTTCATTCAAACAGGCCAAGCCCACAGAGCCTGCTCTACCTACACCAGTGAAGCTGAGAGATGTGACTCTGAACACTTTCTGCCATGAGGATAAGTTTCCAGGTTCAAATATACATTATCTACTGAACTGGGGAAATGTATACCAATACAAATGAACAAATTCATGAAAAAAAGTCCATGAGTATGGGGGTGATTCTTGGTTAGCtagcttatataaaaattatttttttggttGAGCACtctggctcagacctgtaatcccagcagtttgggaggctgaggtgggtggatgacctgaggtcagcagttcatgaccagcctggccaacatggtaaaaccccgtctctactaaaaatacaaaaaaattagccaggcatggcagtgagtgcctgtaattccagccactcaggaggctgaggcaggagaatcacttgaatcttggaggcagaggttgcagtgagccgcgatcacgccattgcactccagcctgggcaagaacagtgaaactccatctcaaaatatacatatatatttatttgataccTATTCATTCAGACATATAAAATATTGGTATAAGAAATCAAAAATTTTTATCAGTCATGTTAAATCTAATTATCAGCTGTCAACATGAAGATCCTAGGAAGTAAAGAAGGTACAAATAAGTGGAAAGGCATCCTgtattcatggataggaagactaaACCTGACTAACACACAATACTACACAGATGATCTACAGACTCACAAGAACTGCTATCAAACTGGCAACAGCCATCTGTGCAGAAATTGAAAACATAATCCTACaactttaattaattttatatgtctcAAGTAACCATGATGACATTAAAACAATAGTGTTAGAGGTTGCACATTCATGAGATTgaaatccacacacacacacaaatacagaaaTTCAGACAGCATGGTTCTAGCATGGGGGCACTCATAAGTTTCACAGATATAGAGAGCCaagaattgaatgcacacatacactgtaaactgatcttcaacaaaagtgtcaaaaaatacacaatggggaaaggaaagccTCTTCCACAAATGATGGTAAAACTGCATATTCTCattcaaataaagaaatagaatgttGACAGTGTGCTCAAGGTTGTGCTTCTCCCTCCATTTCCAAGACACTGAAGCTTGTGCAGTGAGCCCAGAGTGTATTTTCATTCTGTCCTCCATGCCCAGGAAGAGCTCTTGATACCAGAGGTAAGcaggaaaaacagacaaatgaatgTGCTGCCATGAAACCTAACACTTCATAAGGTGAGAATTAATCTCTCCTATGCATCTGGGCACACCACAGAAGAATTTTGTCTCCAGAATTAAGTAACTGCCTGTGACAGAACTCTGTCCTAAACCAAAGGCTTTGAGATTTTGCAGTGGCACAGGCAGAAAAGAGCAGGTGTTCTAGAAAGATCATCTGTAAATAATAAAGTAAGAAGAGGTGATCGAAAACACAGGATACTCAAAAGCCCATAAACATAGTACTTCTCACCATGATGACATTAAACTCTAAAAAGAACAAACTTGAcctatatttactttttctttatctatttctgCACCTTCCCTAACCCTGCCAAGCAGCAGGTATAACATGAAGGCTCCTGGAAATGCTGTATTATTAGACCCCACTTGAAATCTTTTTACCTACCTGGAAAGGCATACTCTTCCCTGCTGAGATTCTCCAGAATCCAATCTTTAGAACCACCAACATCAGGATAAGCCAGTGAAAGGTGCACTCACTTCTACTCCAGGTGAAGACACACTGGCTCACACAAAATCTCCTGGTTGGTCCTCTGGTTCACACACATTTCTACAGCCCCTCTGCTCATAGTTATACACTTGCAGAATCATTTACTCTCACCACACCCCTAATATTTTTTAACAGGAACCCAGATTAAGGTTTCTATATATTAAAGCCAGCAAGTTTGTTTCTCAGAAAGTGAGTTAGTTCAAGGTACATACCCTGGACAGGTGATGGTAAAATCTGCAATGAGATAAAAGAAGATGCTGTAAGGATCAGATCAATTCTGCCACACCCCTTACACAGATCTGTTAGTCTCTTGATGACTTCACAAAACTATTTGTAAGACAGTGGTAAGTCAAGGTCAAAGACCAAACATTCTAGCATAGAGGACATGTGTGGAAAAGACAAGAGCTTTTCCCACAGAATTTATCTTTGAAGTTGATTTAGATTGGTAAATGCACAATGTCTAATTTAAAGAGGAAAACTGGTGTGGAGGAAATGCCTCTGCATTACAGTTGATGATGGATGCTGTCATTTAAAAACATCCTAGTGTGTCATGCATTAGATGAAAAGAAACTCCCACTGAACTCCATCCTCACAAAGAGAATTGTGTATGTTGTACATAATGTGACTTgtcatatttttatatcaaaattaattgagaagggaagaaatcaggtgaaggaaataatgtatacAGTGGTCCATGTTTAATACAAAGTGCCTTGAACCGGTCTAGGTCAGCAAAAAAACCAGAAGAAATAGGATATGCTAGGCTCCTGCTTGGATAGGCAATGCCTGCTTGTTGGGCCCCCTCTCCTCGGAAATCTCACTTTTACTGTTTTTCAGCTCCCTGAGTCCATTCTTTGGGATTGGACTGGTGAGTTTGTTTCTCACATCAGAAAACCAACATTTCCTTAGAAGACAAAGAAAGGTTGTCTTACCtggacatcatcatcatcatcatcacagtcATCATCTTCACTTCGTGGTAGGCATACTAAACTCAGGTTGTCCTCAGAAGAACCTGGAAGCACACAGAGGAAAGATCCGTGCCCTGGTTGTTTGTGACTGTGAGTCACTCAGGGAGCTTTGCTGGATGTGGTATATGGAGGTGGTTGATTAACAAACATGGACTGGTTAATGCTGGCCTATTCCCCTGAGTGGAAGAGGGATGGCAGAGGAGGGGAGCAGGACAGACATGAGGCATGGAGGCCTTGGCCTTGTATACTAGAGGCATCACGCAGCAACACAAAACAGTCAACCCCAAATGGAACTAAAGCACACACTAAGGGTCAATGGAAGAGTGCCTTCCTCCCTCTCAAATGTTTTGAAACTCTTCTAAACAAACAGTATTTTCTTAATGTATTCAAGACTGTGTAAGTACACTGGACATAATTATGCTGGTACAACATCTAGCATCTGTTTTAAAGGATTAATTACTTAATTTATTGGTGAAATGGATTCAATTTTACCCAAATTACTCTATTCTATTGatcacacattcttttttttttttttttttttttttgagacagagtctcactctgtcccccaggttggagtgcagtggtgtgatctcagctcactgcaagctccacctcccaggtttgcaccattctcctacctcagcttcccgagtagctgggactacaggcacccaccaccacgtctggctaatttttttgtatttttagtggagttggagtttcaccgtgttagccaggatggtctccatctcctgatctcatgatccacccacctcggcctcccaaagtgctgggattacaggggtgagccaccgcacccagctgatcacaatttctttttcatagagatcatttaaaaaattaaatattaaaatactaaaattaaaaatagtcatGATTTCCTCTTTGTAAGTCTTCTTCTGGAACCATGGTGTGTGAACACAAACTTTTGGGTCCCTGTGATGAGGGGCTTCAGCAGCTCCTGTGTCACTCTCCCTGAGGAGATTCCCTAAAGATCAGGCTTCATTGAAACAGGCCAAGCTCACAGAGCCTGCTCTACCTGTACCAGTGAAGCTGAGAGACGTGACTCTGAACACTTTCTGCCATGAGGATAAGTTTCCAGGTTCAAATATACATGATCTACTGAAATGAGGAAATGTATATcaatagaaatgaacaaattcatgAAAAAATGTCCATGAGTACGGGGGTGATTTTTGGTTAACTAgcttatgtaatttttttaccTTGATGCCTATTCATTCAGACATACAAAATATTGGTATAAGATATCACAAAtttgtccaggcgtggtggctcatgcctgtaatcccagcactttgggaggccgaggtggggggatcacgaggtcaagagatcgagaccatcctggccaacatggtaaaaccacgtctctactaaatcttcaaaaattagctggacgtggtggcgtgcatctgtagtcccagctactagggaggataaggcaggagaatcacttcaacctgggaggcagaggtggcagtgagcagagatcacatcactgctcCCCAGtatggtgacagagtgagactctgtctcaaaaaaaaaaaaagaaaaagaaatcacaaatttATATTAGTCATGTTAAATCTAACTAATCAGCTGTCAACATAaagtttctaaaagtaaaaaacatacaaataagtTGAAAGGCTTCCCATATTCATGGATAAGAAGACTCAGCATGACTAACACACAATACTACACACATGATCTACAGACTCACAAGAACTGCTATCAAACTGGTAACAGCCACCTGCGAAGAAATGGAAAAGTTAATCTAAGACTTTAATGAATTTTTATGTGCCTCAAATAACCATGGTAATGTTGAAAAAGAACAGTGTTGGAGGATGCACATTCATGAGATTGAAATCtacaaaaaacagagaaatgcaaacagcATGCTTCCAGCATGGAGGCACCCATAAGTATCACAGatatagaatagagagcccagaattaAACGCACACATACAGAGTcagctgatcttcaacaaagttgtcAAGAATacacactggggaaaggaaaGCCTCTTCCACAAATGATGGTAAAACTGTATATTCTCATTCACATGAAGAAATGGAATGCTGACAGAGTGCTGAAGGTTGTGCTTCTCCCTCCATTTCCAAGACACTGGAGctattgcagtgagcccagagtgAATTTTCATTCTGTCCTCCACACTCAGGGAGATGTCTTGATACCAGAGGTAAACAGCAAGCACAGACAAATGAATGTGCTGCCATGAAACCTAACAGTTCATAAGGTGAGGATCCATTTCTCCTATGCATCTGGGCACACCACAGAAGAATTCTGTCTCCAGGAGTGAGTAACTGCTTGTGACAGAACTGTGTCCCACACTAAAGGCTCTGAGATTTTGCAGTGCCAGAGGCAGAAAAGAGCAGGTGTTCTCAGAAAAATCAACTTTAAATAATAAAGCAAGAAGAGGTGAACAAAAACATAGGATACTCAAAAGCCCATAAACATAGTACTTCTCATCATGATGACATTAAACTCTGAAAAGAACTCGgcttatatttactttttctttttctctttttacaccCTCCCTCACCTCCCAAGCAGCAGATATAACATGAAGGTTCCTGGAAATGCTGTTTTATTAGATCCCACCTCAAGTCTTGTTGCCCACCTGGAAAGGTAACCTCTTCCCTGCTGAGATTCTCCAGAATCCACTCTTTATAACCACCAACATCAGGATAAGTCAGTGAGAGGTGCACTCACTTCTCCAACTCCAGGTGAAGACACACTGGCTCACACAAAATCTCCTGGTTGGTCCTCTGGTTCACACACATTTCTACAGCCTCTCTGGTCATAGCTATACACTTGCAGAATCATTTGCTCTCACCACACCCCCAATATTTTTAACAGGAATCCAGATTAAGGTTTCTATATATTAAAGCCAGCAAGTTTGTTTCTCAGAAAGTGAGTTAGTTCAAGGTACATACCCTGGACACGTGACGGTAAAATCTGCAACGAGACAAAAGAAGATGCTATGAGGATCAGATCAATTCTGCTGCACCCCTTACACAGATCTGTTATTCTCTTGATGACTTCAGAAAACTAGTTGTGAAACTGTTGTTGAGTCAAGGTCAAAGGCCAAACATTCTAGCATAGAGAACACCTGTGGAAAAGACAAGAGCTTTTCCCACAGAATTTATCTTTGAGGTTGACTTAGATTGGTAAATGCACAATGCCTAATCCAAGGAGAAAAACTGGTGTGGAGGAAAATGCCTCTGCATTACAGTAGATGATGGACGCCATCATTTAAAAACATCCTAGTGTGTCATGTATTCGATGAAAAGAAACTCCCACTGAACTACATCCTCACAGAGAGAACTGTGTATGTTGTATATAATGTGCCTTGTCATATTTTTATACCAAAATTAATTGAGAAGGGAAGAAATCAGGtgaaggaaataatgtatacAGTGGTCCATTTTTAACACAATCTGCCTTGAACTGGTTTAGGTGAGCAAAACACAGAAGAAATAGGATATGCTGGGCTCCTGCTTGGATGGGCAATGCCTGCTTGTTGGGCCCCCTCTCTTCCCCACTTAATTGCCCTCACTTCAACCAAAGAAGTTTAGTCTAAGTTGAAAGTTTACTAGCCTGCAAAATAGCTCGCTTTGTCTGTTCTTATCAGcctgcccagctacttaggtCATAGGTCAAATACTTGAAGAGCCCCTGAGCTCACTAGGATGGTAATGCATTGTGGGCTGCAACAAAATGCAGTAAgacaaccataaaaaaaaatacctaaagcCCCTCCCCAACAATCAATATGTGACACCCACGAAGATTGTGACCTCATAGTACTCAGCCTATGAGGAACCAGGGTAGGGACCTGCACACTAGGGGATAAATTGCTTGTTGAAACTGTGCTGGGTGTGTCTGCCCATAAGGTACCGGATCTTGCAAGACTGTcattaaaagtctcactttcggccaggtggggtggctcatgcctgtaataccagcactttcggaagctgaggtgggtggattacctgcggtcaggagttcgagaccagcctggccaaaatggtaaaacaccgtctctactgagaatacaaaaattatctgggcatgaagacacatgcctgtaatcccagctacctgggaggctgaggcaggagaattcattgagcccaggagatggagccgagattgcaccactgcactccagcctggtgaactgagtgagactctgtctcaaacaaaaacaaaaacaaaacaaaacaaaaaaagaaaagaaaagaaaaaagaaacaaaaaaaagaaaggaaagaaaatctcacTTTTGTTGTTTACAGCTCCCTGAGTCCATTCTTTGGGATTGGACTGGTGAGTTTGTTTCTCACATCAGAAAACCAACATTTCCTTAGAAGACAAAGAAAGATTGTCTTACCtggacatcatcatcatcatcatcacagtcATCATCTTCACTTCGTGGTAGGCATACTAAACTCAGGTTGTCCTCAGAAGAACCTGGAAGGACACAGAGGAAAGATCCGTGCCCTGGTTGATTGTGACTGTGAGTCACTCAGGGAGCTTTGCTGGATGTGGTGTATGGAGGTGGTTGATTAACAAGCATGGACTGAGTTAATGCTGGGCTATTCCCCTGAGGGGAAGAGGGATGGCAGAGGAGGGGAGCAGGAAAGACATGACACATGGAGGCCTTGGCCTTGTACTAGAGGCATCATGCAGCAACACAAAACAGTCAACCCCAAATGGAACTAAAGCATACACTAAGGGTCAATGGAAGAGTGCCTTCCTACCTCTCAAATGTTTTGAAATTCTTCAAAACCAACAGTATTTTCTTAATGTATTCAAGATCGTGTCAGTACATTAGGATCCAATTATGCTGGTACTACATTTAGCATCTGTTTTAAAAGATCTATTACTTAATTAAAAGTCTATTTTATTGGTGAAATGGACTCAATTTTATCCAAATTACTCTATTAATcacacattctttttcatagagaccatttaaaaaagaatattaaaatgctACAATTAAAAATAGTCATGATTTCCTCTTTGTAAGTCTTCTTCTGGAATAATGGTGTGTGCCCACAACCTTTTGGGCCCCTGTAATCAAGGGCTTCATCAGCTCTGTGTCACTCTCCCTCAGGAGATTCCGTAAAGATCAGGTTTCATTCACACAGGCCAAGCTCACACAGCCTGCTCTAACTACACCAGTGAATCTGAGAGACGTGACTCTGAACACTTTCT containing:
- the DRICH1 gene encoding aspartate-rich protein 1 isoform X2, encoding MGNILTCCINSNCGWPRGKEAPCYESDTDIYEAVAAATSESTTVQPGKLDVGATEGQDLQHISNQKMPTGPPEDRLSLKFLPPSEEDDDAKILPSPVQGSSEDNLSLVCLPRSEDDDCDDDDDDVQILPSRVQGGCYQFDSSSCSSEDNLSLVCLPRSEDDDCDDDDDDVQILPSPVQACSEGSLFLRCSLRRKDEEEEEEEEDDDIHITARIESDLTLESLSDEEIHPG